A genomic stretch from Rubripirellula reticaptiva includes:
- a CDS encoding family 16 glycoside hydrolase: MFGKLEEVGQFESQSGHARIEWPALAAEPAVMKVGVTLFTDRGYRLTEAPDFLIGRSFLRTGIEGYELVCTKPGELFLMTLSKPHESNRGDALRKLEFEQIDTPVFQLFPGEINRVSTWHRQLKPGDRIAMRKLAFPVLGEGLEVKLVQTQVRKQETAEETAARIAAMEKVADHALVPPVLNTSPLPEYDYEMLDYGMTIGIERTPSGRLWACWVAGGDSPAAYFVLATSDDDGQTWSKPRLVLDSHSKDLPRERSILVGNLWTDPLGRLWLIFDQSMDMFDGRAGVWATLCENPDADEPAWSTPRRIWHGVTLNKPTVLSTGEWMLPISLDQRGGFGPFKGCFPELDPMRGANVFVSSDEGTTWERRGMVTFPNPDWHEHMVVERRGGSLWMLARTAKGIMESISTDGGRTWSEANEPQGIRQPNARFHVRRLLSGRLLLVKHGNRIDAHQGRVQLSAWLSNDDGKTWQGGLVLDEREGISYPDGFQSPDGTIYISYDRNRATDGEILLARFTEDDILARELKGSKSKRKILISRPLACFAKPESAFTPIFDGKTFDGWEQSGNWVIDHGAFYRKSRGGNLTYTATAVPDDFELRFDWKVSAGCNSGVYYRPGQVEYQVLDNVGSPYGENARQAAASLFFCMAPSKDATQPMGSWNTARIICQGSVIEHWLNGERVLSFDYADPKWQWYIQLLAARGGDLTGRKGQLWLQDHGQDVWFRNLRWREIPQDEVIVAEPYFEPMPVTGQALAKEEARVKAMLEAKEKAAKQ; this comes from the coding sequence ATGTTCGGCAAGCTGGAAGAGGTCGGACAGTTTGAGTCGCAGAGCGGTCACGCTCGCATCGAATGGCCCGCACTTGCCGCGGAACCGGCGGTGATGAAGGTTGGTGTGACTCTATTCACCGATCGTGGTTATCGGCTCACAGAAGCGCCGGACTTCCTGATCGGTCGTTCGTTTCTGCGCACAGGCATCGAAGGGTACGAACTTGTCTGCACAAAGCCGGGCGAACTCTTCCTCATGACGCTCAGCAAGCCGCATGAATCCAATCGCGGTGACGCGTTGCGAAAACTAGAATTCGAGCAGATCGATACTCCCGTGTTTCAGTTGTTCCCCGGTGAAATCAATCGCGTTTCGACGTGGCATCGGCAACTCAAGCCGGGCGACCGGATTGCGATGAGGAAACTCGCCTTCCCGGTTCTGGGTGAGGGGCTCGAGGTGAAGCTCGTGCAAACACAAGTTCGAAAGCAAGAGACTGCGGAGGAAACAGCGGCTCGAATCGCGGCGATGGAAAAAGTGGCGGACCACGCCCTCGTGCCACCGGTGTTGAACACATCGCCGCTGCCCGAGTACGACTACGAGATGTTGGATTACGGCATGACGATCGGGATCGAACGGACACCCAGTGGTCGATTATGGGCCTGCTGGGTTGCGGGTGGTGACAGTCCGGCAGCCTACTTTGTGCTGGCCACGTCCGACGACGACGGTCAGACTTGGTCGAAGCCGCGATTGGTCTTGGACTCGCATTCAAAGGACCTGCCGCGTGAACGCAGCATCCTGGTGGGGAATCTGTGGACAGATCCCCTGGGAAGGCTGTGGTTGATCTTCGATCAATCGATGGACATGTTCGACGGTCGCGCCGGAGTCTGGGCGACGCTTTGTGAGAACCCGGACGCTGATGAGCCAGCTTGGTCCACTCCCCGCCGCATCTGGCACGGCGTGACGCTAAACAAGCCAACTGTTCTGTCGACGGGCGAGTGGATGCTGCCGATCTCGTTGGACCAGCGGGGCGGTTTCGGGCCGTTCAAAGGATGCTTCCCTGAGCTGGATCCGATGCGAGGTGCGAACGTGTTTGTGTCCAGTGATGAAGGAACGACCTGGGAGCGTCGAGGCATGGTCACCTTTCCGAATCCCGACTGGCACGAGCACATGGTTGTCGAGCGGCGGGGCGGTTCGTTGTGGATGTTGGCTCGGACTGCGAAAGGAATCATGGAATCGATTTCGACCGATGGTGGACGTACGTGGAGCGAGGCGAACGAGCCGCAAGGCATTCGTCAGCCGAACGCGCGTTTCCATGTGCGGCGACTGCTGTCCGGACGCTTGCTGTTGGTCAAACACGGTAATCGCATCGACGCGCATCAAGGGCGAGTGCAACTCAGTGCCTGGCTTTCCAATGACGACGGCAAGACATGGCAAGGTGGACTTGTTCTGGACGAACGCGAAGGCATTTCTTATCCCGACGGTTTTCAATCGCCCGATGGCACGATCTACATCTCGTACGATCGCAACCGTGCTACCGACGGTGAAATCCTGCTGGCTCGATTCACGGAGGACGACATTCTGGCGAGAGAACTGAAGGGTTCGAAATCAAAACGAAAGATTCTGATCAGTCGGCCGCTCGCCTGCTTTGCGAAGCCTGAATCGGCTTTTACACCGATCTTTGACGGCAAGACCTTCGACGGTTGGGAACAGTCCGGGAACTGGGTTATCGATCACGGCGCGTTCTACCGAAAGTCACGCGGCGGTAACCTGACCTATACCGCGACCGCGGTGCCGGATGACTTTGAATTGCGGTTTGACTGGAAGGTCTCCGCAGGCTGCAACAGCGGAGTTTACTATCGTCCGGGGCAGGTCGAGTATCAGGTGCTCGACAACGTCGGCAGTCCCTACGGCGAGAATGCACGACAAGCCGCCGCTTCACTCTTCTTCTGCATGGCACCGTCCAAAGACGCCACGCAGCCTATGGGAAGTTGGAACACGGCGAGGATTATCTGCCAGGGAAGTGTGATCGAACATTGGCTCAACGGCGAACGCGTGTTGTCCTTTGATTACGCTGATCCGAAGTGGCAGTGGTACATTCAGTTGCTCGCAGCGCGTGGTGGCGACCTGACTGGACGCAAGGGACAACTCTGGTTGCAGGACCACGGTCAGGACGTTTGGTTTCGAAACCTGCGTTGGCGAGAAATCCCCCAAGACGAAGTCATTGTGGCCGAACCTTACTTTGAACCGATGCCTGTGACCGGCCAGGCTCTGGCGAAGGAAGAAGCAAGGGTAAAGGCAATGCTGGAAGCCAAAGAGAAGGCAGCGAAACAATAA
- a CDS encoding pectate lyase, which yields MTTSIPTFLCWMSLSAIANADGDNRQHVLDAMHRASTYFHQQVASHGGYVYHYSLDLTMRSGEGAATKDQIWVQPPGTPTVGMAYLAAYHATGDPFYLQAALDAGNALRHGQLKSGGWTSAIDFDPRGTQVADYRNGHGRGKNYSTLDDGKSQSAIQFLAKLDEATGFANEAIHESVIFALNALLGAQFANGGFPQAWPMTTGTKPPENLKASYPEYDWRTEHRIKEYWYLSTLNDNLARDVAETLGEAYRVYKDPRFLDSLRRLGDFLLLAQMPEPQPGYAQQYTPQMKPAWARKFEPPAITSSETQSTLFALILISELTDETKYLAPIEPALKWLQRSLLSDGRLARYYELESNRPLYMKRSGDVYSLTYQDDDLPGHYGWKVSSKLPQIRKALDRTEAGKSIKSQTSLKSLSKQASLIADSLDESDRWVDISDGSRMVGQLKLPSGEPYLSSETFSKNITILSEFLSASKP from the coding sequence ATGACGACTTCAATCCCAACCTTCCTGTGTTGGATGTCACTTTCAGCCATCGCAAACGCGGATGGCGATAATCGTCAACATGTGCTCGATGCCATGCATCGTGCGTCGACTTACTTTCACCAGCAAGTCGCTTCGCACGGCGGCTATGTCTATCATTACTCGCTCGATTTAACGATGCGCTCGGGCGAGGGGGCGGCAACGAAGGACCAAATCTGGGTCCAGCCGCCGGGTACACCGACAGTTGGGATGGCCTACTTGGCCGCCTATCACGCAACGGGCGATCCGTTCTATTTGCAGGCAGCCCTTGATGCTGGGAATGCGCTTCGGCACGGACAATTAAAGTCAGGTGGTTGGACCAGTGCAATCGACTTTGACCCGCGAGGCACTCAGGTCGCCGACTATCGCAATGGCCACGGTCGTGGCAAGAACTATTCGACACTCGATGATGGAAAGAGCCAATCGGCAATTCAATTCCTGGCGAAGCTGGACGAGGCGACCGGATTTGCGAACGAAGCGATTCACGAATCCGTCATATTCGCGCTCAATGCATTGCTAGGTGCCCAGTTCGCCAATGGCGGGTTCCCTCAAGCATGGCCAATGACGACCGGCACCAAGCCGCCAGAAAATCTAAAAGCAAGTTACCCCGAATACGATTGGCGCACCGAACACCGCATCAAAGAGTATTGGTACTTAAGCACACTCAATGACAACTTGGCTCGCGATGTCGCCGAGACACTAGGCGAAGCCTATCGCGTTTACAAAGACCCTCGGTTTTTGGATTCGCTGCGCCGACTAGGCGATTTCCTGTTACTGGCCCAAATGCCCGAGCCCCAACCTGGTTACGCCCAGCAATACACGCCACAGATGAAGCCGGCTTGGGCTCGCAAATTCGAACCGCCAGCGATAACGAGCAGCGAGACTCAGTCTACTCTCTTCGCATTGATACTGATTTCGGAATTGACGGATGAAACGAAGTACCTTGCACCGATCGAGCCGGCACTGAAGTGGCTTCAGCGGTCTCTGCTTTCCGACGGCCGTTTGGCAAGGTATTACGAATTGGAATCTAACCGGCCGTTGTACATGAAACGTTCCGGCGACGTGTACTCGTTGACCTACCAAGACGATGACTTGCCGGGGCATTATGGATGGAAAGTCAGTTCGAAACTTCCGCAAATTCGCAAAGCACTGGACCGCACTGAAGCAGGCAAGTCGATTAAGTCTCAGACATCGCTGAAGTCGCTGTCAAAGCAGGCGTCGTTGATCGCCGATTCACTGGACGAATCGGATCGCTGGGTCGACATCTCCGACGGTTCGCGAATGGTGGGGCAGCTCAAGTTGCCCAGCGGCGAGCCATACCTGTCGAGCGAAACATTTAGCAAGAACATAACGATTCTGAGCGAGTTTCTTTCAGCGTCAAAGCCTTAG
- a CDS encoding DinB family protein, with the protein MSTIGPMFAASANLGLANAERLLSGIAASDFGRFARPGGQAIVSNHPAFVCGHLSLYASKVLHDLKQDASAFEPSAAYQNLFSKNATCADDPDGTIYPGKDELVERFLSGYRAVSAALMTAPDELFTAQLPDEVMRAKFPTVGAADCFYVGGHLLLHIGQLSAWRRAMGMAPA; encoded by the coding sequence ATGTCAACAATCGGACCTATGTTTGCTGCGTCCGCCAACCTTGGTTTGGCCAATGCAGAACGCCTGTTGTCGGGGATCGCTGCGAGCGACTTTGGACGCTTCGCCCGGCCTGGCGGCCAGGCCATCGTTTCCAACCACCCGGCATTCGTATGCGGACACCTCAGTCTTTACGCGTCCAAGGTTTTGCACGACTTAAAACAGGACGCATCGGCTTTCGAACCGAGTGCAGCCTACCAAAATTTGTTCTCGAAGAATGCGACTTGTGCCGACGACCCTGATGGCACGATCTACCCTGGCAAGGATGAATTGGTCGAGCGTTTCCTAAGTGGCTATCGGGCTGTGTCGGCGGCGTTGATGACGGCGCCGGACGAGCTGTTCACTGCCCAGCTTCCGGACGAAGTGATGCGTGCGAAGTTTCCGACGGTGGGTGCGGCTGACTGCTTCTATGTCGGCGGTCACCTACTGTTGCATATCGGTCAACTCAGTGCTTGGCGGCGAGCAATGGGAATGGCGCCGGCCTAA
- a CDS encoding sialidase family protein has product MKTFIAILCLSMFSVSSAAEPLRETSDVFPPGFNGVARYRIPGIVVTPKGTVLAYCEARRNNSSDWGEIEIHLRRSLDGGRTWEPAKHIAHIGDRLQGNFHKKEDGEREQTVNNPVAIVDRQTGAIEFLYCINYARCYSMRSTDDGLTWSVPVDITATFEPFRKHYDWKVIATGPGHGIQLSSGRLVVPIWLAYGNAGDHSPSAAATIFSDDHGRTWQPGKLAVPNEGDFNNPNETMLATLSDDSVMLVTRSVSKPNRKLITISSDGATGWSKPVFHDQLWEPVCMAGMVAHPSQPGTLIFSNPHSLPLDKDGNEKPAGRGKRENLCIKLSRDDGKTWPINKVLDPGKAAYSDLAVLPDGTVLCLYEKADSIACARFNLEWIGTL; this is encoded by the coding sequence ATGAAAACTTTTATCGCGATCCTTTGCCTGTCTATGTTTTCGGTATCTTCTGCCGCCGAACCGCTGCGAGAAACAAGCGATGTTTTTCCGCCTGGATTCAATGGCGTTGCTCGCTATCGCATTCCCGGCATCGTCGTGACTCCCAAAGGAACAGTACTGGCTTATTGCGAGGCTCGCCGGAACAACAGCTCCGATTGGGGTGAAATTGAAATCCATCTACGACGCTCACTCGATGGCGGCAGAACCTGGGAACCTGCCAAACACATCGCACACATCGGTGATCGGTTGCAAGGTAATTTCCACAAGAAGGAAGATGGTGAGCGTGAACAAACCGTGAACAATCCAGTCGCCATCGTTGATCGCCAGACTGGCGCGATTGAGTTCCTGTATTGCATCAACTATGCCCGCTGCTATTCGATGCGCAGCACCGACGACGGTCTCACTTGGAGCGTCCCAGTCGACATCACGGCGACGTTTGAACCCTTCAGAAAACACTATGACTGGAAGGTCATCGCCACTGGCCCTGGGCACGGCATTCAGCTCAGCAGCGGTCGCCTCGTGGTGCCAATCTGGTTGGCTTATGGCAACGCGGGTGATCATTCGCCTTCCGCTGCCGCGACGATCTTCAGCGACGACCACGGCCGGACATGGCAGCCGGGCAAACTGGCTGTGCCAAACGAAGGCGACTTCAATAACCCGAACGAGACCATGCTGGCGACCTTGTCCGACGACAGTGTCATGCTGGTCACCCGCAGTGTCTCGAAACCAAATCGCAAGCTCATCACGATCAGTTCCGATGGTGCCACTGGATGGAGCAAGCCCGTCTTTCATGACCAACTCTGGGAACCCGTTTGCATGGCTGGCATGGTGGCGCATCCGTCACAGCCCGGCACGTTGATCTTCTCTAATCCGCACTCGCTTCCGCTCGATAAAGACGGAAACGAAAAACCTGCTGGGCGTGGCAAGCGTGAGAACCTGTGTATCAAACTCAGCCGCGACGATGGAAAGACCTGGCCTATCAACAAAGTGCTCGATCCCGGAAAAGCAGCCTACTCCGACCTCGCTGTGCTGCCCGATGGGACGGTGCTGTGTCTTTACGAAAAAGCCGACAGCATCGCCTGTGCACGCTTCAACCTAGAATGGATCGGCACTCTCTAA
- a CDS encoding class II 3-deoxy-7-phosphoheptulonate synthase, with protein MSEWQPSSWRNKTALQQPVYADQDELGRVIDELATRPPLVTSWEIERLKSQLASAAVGDAFLLQGGDCSESFDACQADPIEMKLKVLLQMSLVLVYGMRKPVIRVGRIAGQYAKPRSSDLETRDGVSLPSYRGDCVNRSPFTADDRCPQPSNLIGAFNRSAQTLNYLRALTEGGFADIKHPENWELDFVTQSSRSSQYHRMVHGISDSLDLLGVIGGVSRSDLSRVDFYTSHEALLLPYEQALTRRAIAGDGWYNLGTHYPWIGDRTRAIDGAHIEYCRGIRNPIGIKVGPSMTPQELCKLLDALNPSREAGRLTLICRFGTSKIAHCLPTLIDAVVAAKHPVLWSVDPMHGNTITTDEGIKTRHFDQILDEVRQSFAIHAEQGTVVGGIHLELTGNEVTECIGGSGGLGSRDLARAYESNVDPRLNYEQAMEIAFLIADQARESN; from the coding sequence ATGAGCGAATGGCAGCCATCGTCCTGGCGGAACAAAACGGCGCTACAGCAACCGGTGTATGCAGACCAAGACGAACTCGGTCGTGTGATCGATGAACTGGCGACCCGCCCTCCGTTGGTCACGAGCTGGGAAATCGAACGGCTGAAGTCTCAGTTGGCTTCTGCGGCGGTAGGCGATGCGTTCTTGCTGCAGGGAGGCGATTGCAGTGAAAGCTTCGACGCTTGCCAGGCTGACCCAATCGAAATGAAGTTGAAGGTCTTGCTGCAGATGAGCCTGGTGCTGGTGTACGGGATGCGCAAGCCCGTAATCCGAGTTGGACGCATCGCAGGCCAGTACGCCAAGCCGCGGTCCAGCGACCTGGAGACTCGCGACGGCGTTAGCTTGCCGTCGTATCGCGGGGACTGTGTCAATCGAAGTCCTTTCACGGCGGACGATCGCTGTCCCCAGCCAAGCAATTTGATCGGAGCCTTCAACCGTTCAGCTCAGACGCTGAACTACTTGCGAGCTTTGACCGAGGGCGGATTTGCCGACATCAAGCATCCCGAAAATTGGGAACTGGATTTCGTGACGCAATCGTCTCGATCAAGTCAGTATCACCGGATGGTCCACGGCATCAGCGATTCGCTGGATCTGCTTGGGGTGATCGGCGGTGTATCGCGATCCGACTTGTCGCGAGTTGATTTTTACACGTCGCACGAAGCACTGCTGTTACCGTATGAGCAAGCGCTGACGCGGCGAGCGATCGCAGGCGACGGTTGGTACAACTTGGGCACGCATTATCCGTGGATTGGCGATCGCACTCGGGCGATCGATGGAGCTCATATCGAGTATTGCCGCGGGATCCGAAATCCGATTGGTATCAAAGTCGGACCGAGCATGACGCCTCAGGAATTGTGCAAATTACTGGACGCGCTGAACCCGTCTCGCGAGGCCGGCCGGTTGACTTTGATTTGTCGTTTTGGCACCAGCAAGATCGCCCACTGCTTACCCACGTTGATCGATGCCGTGGTCGCCGCGAAGCATCCGGTCTTGTGGTCCGTCGATCCCATGCACGGCAACACGATCACGACCGACGAAGGCATCAAAACAAGGCACTTTGATCAGATCCTGGACGAAGTCCGACAGTCGTTTGCGATTCACGCCGAACAGGGGACCGTGGTTGGCGGGATTCACCTGGAACTGACGGGCAATGAAGTGACTGAGTGCATCGGCGGTTCAGGCGGGCTTGGCAGTCGAGACCTGGCACGAGCGTACGAGAGCAATGTGGACCCGAGATTGAATTACGAACAAGCAATGGAGATCGCATTTTTGATTGCCGACCAAGCTCGTGAGTCGAACTGA
- a CDS encoding polysaccharide lyase, which yields MKQVIHLLTLTALSIAGLSIFSLNAFAQSPDGLFHCDFESDTWWSEWAVKQRDPHTDTVESDPSRKFEPHNGKALRIRVDEDGHYGVSLEFQFKKRTGSEPEEIFFRYYIRFADDWKPERGGKLPGIGGTYGRAGWGGRPVNGQDGWSARGLFDGQKDSHTPVGFYCYHADMKGKYGDNWVWDRGGFDGLENNRWYCIEQQARLNTPGKNDGVLRAWVDDRLVFEKSDVRMRDVDNLKIETVWLNLYYGGTWTAKSDYHVYIDDVAISKTRIGMTDQ from the coding sequence ATGAAACAAGTCATTCATCTGCTGACGTTGACCGCACTTTCGATCGCTGGGCTGTCGATTTTTTCACTCAATGCCTTCGCGCAGTCGCCCGATGGGTTGTTTCATTGCGACTTTGAATCCGACACTTGGTGGTCCGAGTGGGCCGTTAAACAGCGAGATCCGCACACCGATACGGTCGAATCCGACCCCTCCCGAAAATTCGAACCTCACAATGGCAAGGCTCTCCGCATTCGAGTCGACGAAGACGGACACTACGGTGTGAGTCTGGAATTTCAGTTTAAAAAGCGAACAGGCTCTGAGCCGGAAGAGATTTTCTTTCGCTATTACATTAGGTTCGCCGATGACTGGAAACCGGAACGCGGCGGTAAGCTGCCAGGGATTGGTGGCACGTATGGCCGGGCGGGTTGGGGAGGGCGACCGGTCAACGGTCAAGACGGATGGTCCGCGCGGGGATTGTTCGACGGACAGAAGGACAGCCATACGCCTGTTGGTTTCTACTGTTACCATGCCGATATGAAGGGCAAGTATGGCGACAACTGGGTGTGGGATCGCGGCGGCTTTGACGGACTGGAAAACAACCGTTGGTATTGCATCGAACAGCAAGCACGACTGAACACGCCTGGGAAAAACGACGGGGTTCTGCGAGCCTGGGTCGATGATCGGCTAGTCTTCGAGAAAAGCGACGTGCGGATGCGGGACGTGGATAACCTCAAAATCGAAACCGTCTGGCTGAACCTCTACTACGGCGGCACCTGGACCGCCAAGTCCGACTACCACGTTTACATCGACGACGTGGCAATCAGCAAAACGCGCATCGGCATGACCGATCAATAA
- a CDS encoding sulfatase family protein encodes MNCRILLLPLVVWMIAASSPAQAEQSRDNDRPNILFIMSDDHTAQAVGAYATLLKELDPTPTIDTLAADGICFDNAFCTNAICTPSRACIITGQYDHINGVFDLNGQIKGPDQTLPIAMREAGYQTAMIGKWHLKEEPNYDYYKVLPGQGKYFDTEFRIQGDKAWPKNTVAYPGSHSTDVITDAALDWLKNKRDPSKPFFMSHHYKAPHDYFESNPRYDSYLADVEIPEPKSLWERPETWGSIATRGYNDELTRHIGTSIGRRNLRRSYAEDLPKQFPKEFKWDFKDPNLSDDQIKHLAYQAYLKKYLRCVKGVDENLKRLFDYLKSANLFDNTLIVYTGDQGFWLGEKDFQDKRWAYDPSERMPFIVRYPKAIPAGIRSDAIIENVDFPAMMMDFAGAEIPASVQGQSFRSICETGKEPADWKQATYYRYWMHMAHHDNPGEMAIRTKTHKLIFFYGCDYAGGDQTPPAWELYDMIKDPEELNNVYDDAAYTTIRDELKSQFAALRKHVGDDGSHYPKTEAVVQEFWDYDEADRQKAIAISADFRKRREASLKNKK; translated from the coding sequence ATGAATTGCAGAATCCTTTTGCTGCCCTTGGTTGTTTGGATGATCGCTGCATCGTCGCCTGCCCAAGCTGAGCAGTCGCGTGACAACGACCGTCCCAACATCCTGTTCATCATGTCCGATGACCACACAGCTCAGGCCGTCGGCGCCTACGCGACCTTGTTGAAGGAACTCGACCCGACCCCGACCATCGACACCCTAGCGGCCGACGGGATTTGCTTTGACAACGCATTTTGCACCAATGCGATTTGCACTCCGTCACGGGCCTGCATCATCACGGGCCAGTACGATCACATCAACGGCGTCTTTGACTTGAACGGCCAAATCAAGGGGCCAGACCAAACGTTGCCGATCGCAATGCGCGAAGCGGGCTACCAAACGGCCATGATCGGCAAATGGCATTTGAAGGAAGAACCGAACTACGATTACTACAAGGTACTGCCAGGCCAGGGCAAGTATTTTGACACCGAGTTTCGTATCCAAGGCGACAAGGCGTGGCCTAAGAACACGGTCGCGTATCCCGGCTCGCATTCGACGGACGTGATCACGGATGCGGCGTTGGATTGGCTGAAGAACAAACGTGATCCCAGCAAGCCGTTCTTTATGTCGCACCACTACAAGGCGCCGCACGACTATTTCGAAAGCAACCCACGCTACGACAGCTACTTGGCCGATGTCGAGATTCCCGAACCCAAGTCGCTGTGGGAACGGCCGGAAACTTGGGGGTCGATTGCGACGCGAGGCTATAACGACGAATTGACCCGGCACATTGGAACATCAATTGGCCGCAGAAACTTGCGACGGTCTTATGCGGAAGACTTGCCCAAACAGTTTCCCAAGGAATTCAAGTGGGACTTTAAAGACCCGAACCTGTCGGACGATCAGATCAAGCACTTGGCTTATCAGGCATACTTGAAAAAGTACCTTCGCTGCGTCAAAGGCGTTGATGAAAATTTAAAGCGATTGTTCGACTACTTGAAGTCCGCAAACTTGTTCGACAACACGCTGATCGTTTATACCGGCGATCAAGGATTCTGGTTGGGCGAAAAGGATTTCCAAGACAAACGTTGGGCCTATGATCCGTCCGAGCGGATGCCATTCATTGTTCGTTACCCAAAAGCCATCCCGGCTGGAATTCGCAGCGACGCGATCATCGAGAACGTCGACTTCCCTGCGATGATGATGGATTTTGCCGGGGCCGAAATTCCAGCATCGGTACAAGGCCAGTCGTTTCGTTCGATCTGCGAAACCGGCAAGGAACCGGCTGATTGGAAACAGGCGACGTACTATCGGTATTGGATGCACATGGCCCACCACGACAATCCTGGTGAAATGGCGATTCGAACGAAGACTCACAAGCTGATTTTTTTCTACGGATGCGACTACGCAGGAGGCGACCAGACGCCGCCGGCGTGGGAACTCTACGACATGATTAAAGATCCCGAGGAACTCAACAACGTCTACGATGATGCCGCTTACACGACGATTCGCGACGAATTGAAATCACAGTTTGCCGCGCTTCGCAAGCATGTCGGCGATGACGGCTCGCACTATCCCAAGACAGAAGCCGTAGTCCAAGAGTTTTGGGACTACGATGAAGCAGATCGTCAAAAGGCAATCGCGATCTCTGCCGATTTTCGCAAGCGACGCGAAGCAAGCTTGAAGAACAAAAAATAG